A stretch of Pseudoprevotella muciniphila DNA encodes these proteins:
- a CDS encoding type I restriction enzyme HsdR N-terminal domain-containing protein — MIPINLPPYPIKTTTKDGRRMIFDFLRRRYVALTPEEWVRQHFVHYLTDHLGYPAALMGNEVTVNVGGVARRCDTVIYNKQGGTPRVIVEYKAPEIKITQQVFTQINAYNSVLRAGYLFVSNGLTHICCKIDYENGTYKFLPEVPPYETLK, encoded by the coding sequence ATGATTCCAATCAACCTGCCACCCTACCCCATAAAAACGACCACAAAAGATGGGCGTCGCATGATTTTCGACTTTCTGCGCCGCCGGTATGTGGCTCTGACGCCCGAAGAATGGGTCCGCCAGCACTTCGTCCACTACCTCACCGACCATCTCGGCTACCCCGCTGCACTCATGGGCAACGAAGTAACCGTCAACGTGGGTGGCGTGGCACGACGCTGCGACACAGTCATCTACAACAAGCAGGGCGGCACACCGCGTGTCATTGTGGAGTACAAGGCACCCGAAATAAAAATTACACAGCAAGTCTTCACACAAATCAACGCCTACAACAGTGTCCTCCGAGCAGGCTACCTCTTCGTCAGCAACGGACTGACACACATCTGCTGCAAAATCGACTACGAAAACGGCACCTACAAATTCCTGCCGGAAGTGCCGCCATACGAAACACTGAAATAG
- a CDS encoding helix-turn-helix domain-containing protein: protein MNKEKQKAILAAKNFSELLDVKYGKRGEPERERFEVDAIAFYIAEVLKAEREEAGLTQQQLADKIGTKKSYISKVENGDTDVHLSILSKIFAGLGKRVSLTIT from the coding sequence ATGAACAAGGAAAAACAAAAGGCTATTTTGGCTGCAAAAAACTTTAGCGAACTGCTCGATGTCAAATATGGTAAAAGAGGCGAGCCGGAACGTGAGCGCTTCGAAGTTGATGCTATTGCTTTCTACATAGCTGAGGTTTTGAAGGCTGAACGTGAGGAGGCGGGTCTTACACAGCAACAACTGGCTGACAAAATTGGAACGAAGAAATCCTATATTTCCAAAGTAGAAAATGGTGATACAGACGTCCATCTTTCCATATTGTCCAAAATCTTTGCCGGCTTGGGCAAAAGAGTTTCTTTGACAATAACTTAG
- a CDS encoding KdsC family phosphatase encodes MMQHILENIKGMAFDVDGVLSANTIVLPEVQADPVRTVNIKDGYALQLAVKRGMHVAIISGARGEAVLKRYQGLGVQNVFQGVAMKLPCYEQWLETCGLRPEETLFMGDDIPDYEVMRACGLPCCPIDAAEEIRAIAKYVSPRQGGYGCVRDIVEQVLKAQGTWMSDKTAFGW; translated from the coding sequence ATCATGCAACACATCCTTGAGAACATAAAAGGCATGGCTTTCGATGTGGACGGCGTGCTGAGCGCAAACACCATCGTGCTGCCAGAAGTGCAAGCCGACCCTGTGCGAACGGTGAACATCAAGGACGGCTATGCACTGCAACTCGCCGTGAAGCGCGGCATGCACGTGGCCATCATTTCCGGAGCCAGGGGCGAAGCCGTCCTGAAGCGTTATCAGGGGCTTGGCGTGCAAAACGTGTTCCAAGGTGTGGCGATGAAACTACCATGCTACGAACAGTGGCTCGAAACATGCGGACTGCGCCCCGAAGAGACCCTTTTCATGGGCGACGACATACCCGACTACGAAGTGATGCGCGCCTGCGGACTGCCGTGCTGCCCTATCGATGCGGCTGAAGAGATCAGAGCCATAGCAAAATACGTCAGTCCCCGCCAAGGTGGCTACGGCTGTGTGCGCGACATCGTGGAGCAAGTCCTCAAGGCACAAGGCACATGGATGAGCGACAAGACAGCATTCGGCTGGTAA
- the holA gene encoding DNA polymerase III subunit delta, whose translation MAYSSKKSTAPTPDSIMQDVKAGKVAPIYFLMGEEDFYIDQLENDLVNAFVKPEERDFNMITLFGAETDIDTVMMTARGFPMGAERLVVLVKEAQNLEDFDRLEFYLKKPQPTTVLIMTYRHKKLDKRLKVSTLIGKVGVLYETEKVFENKVPAFIVNYLRRKGLSIDGNAAQLMADHVGTDLSRVVTELDKLSIALPEGEKMVTMDMVMENVGISKEFNNFEFTDAIVTKNALKVFQIAKFFDNNKKAYPIQMLLAILFRLFRQLMLAYYSPDKSERGLAAWLDLNSTYPVRKNILPGMANYKPMKVLNIIAAIRRTDARSKGVGNPFTSDGDLMRELLFFILN comes from the coding sequence ATGGCATACTCTTCAAAGAAATCTACGGCACCTACACCCGACAGCATCATGCAAGACGTGAAGGCTGGAAAGGTGGCGCCCATCTATTTCCTGATGGGCGAGGAGGATTTCTATATCGACCAACTTGAGAACGATTTGGTGAATGCGTTCGTGAAGCCCGAGGAGCGCGACTTCAATATGATTACGCTCTTCGGTGCCGAGACGGACATCGACACCGTGATGATGACGGCGCGTGGTTTCCCTATGGGTGCCGAGCGGCTCGTGGTGCTCGTGAAGGAGGCGCAGAACCTTGAAGATTTCGACCGCCTGGAGTTCTACCTGAAAAAGCCGCAGCCCACCACGGTGCTCATCATGACTTACCGCCACAAGAAACTCGACAAGCGGCTCAAGGTGAGCACACTGATAGGGAAGGTTGGGGTGCTCTACGAGACGGAGAAGGTTTTTGAAAACAAGGTGCCTGCGTTCATCGTGAACTACCTGCGCCGCAAGGGACTGTCCATCGACGGCAATGCTGCACAACTCATGGCAGACCATGTGGGCACAGACCTGAGCCGTGTCGTTACGGAACTCGACAAACTCTCCATCGCTCTGCCCGAAGGGGAGAAAATGGTTACGATGGACATGGTGATGGAAAATGTGGGCATCTCCAAGGAGTTCAATAATTTCGAATTCACGGACGCCATCGTAACAAAGAACGCGCTGAAGGTTTTTCAAATAGCGAAATTTTTTGACAATAACAAGAAGGCATATCCCATCCAGATGCTGCTTGCCATACTATTCAGGTTGTTCCGTCAACTGATGCTGGCATACTATTCTCCCGACAAATCGGAGAGGGGACTGGCAGCCTGGCTCGACCTGAATTCCACCTATCCTGTCCGGAAAAACATCCTGCCCGGCATGGCGAATTACAAGCCGATGAAGGTGCTGAACATCATCGCTGCCATCCGCCGGACTGATGCCAGGTCGAAGGGGGTAGGGAACCCATTCACCTCGGATGGCGACCTGATGAGGGAACTTCTCTTTTTCATTCTTAACTGA
- a CDS encoding AMP nucleosidase, whose translation MRNRQEIVENWLQRYTGMQLSEFGEHILLTNFNKYVDIFCELTGTEVAGYTSNMRAVTADGITMINFGIGSPNAALIMDLLSAVKPKACLFLGKTGGISEKTHLGDYILPLAGIRGEGTSNDYLPTEVPALPAFMLQRAVSTALRDNGQDYWTGTVYTTNRRVWEHDEKFKEYLLQTRAMAVDMETATLFSCGFYNHIPTGALLLVSDNPMVPEGIKTEASDRHVTENFAQTHVRIGIEAMKLIIGQRKTVRHLKYDW comes from the coding sequence ATGAGAAACCGGCAAGAAATAGTAGAGAATTGGTTGCAGCGCTATACTGGCATGCAACTTTCAGAGTTTGGCGAGCATATATTGCTGACAAACTTCAACAAGTATGTGGACATCTTCTGCGAACTGACAGGAACAGAAGTGGCTGGCTATACTTCGAACATGCGCGCCGTGACTGCAGATGGCATCACGATGATCAATTTCGGCATCGGCAGTCCGAATGCCGCGCTGATTATGGACCTGCTGAGTGCCGTGAAACCCAAGGCATGCCTGTTTCTGGGCAAGACGGGCGGCATATCGGAGAAAACGCACCTTGGCGACTACATCCTGCCGCTCGCCGGCATCAGGGGTGAGGGTACGTCGAACGACTACCTGCCTACGGAGGTGCCTGCTCTGCCAGCCTTTATGCTGCAACGTGCTGTGAGTACGGCACTTCGCGATAACGGCCAGGACTACTGGACAGGCACGGTATATACCACCAACCGCCGCGTCTGGGAGCACGACGAGAAGTTTAAGGAGTATCTGCTCCAGACGCGGGCGATGGCTGTAGATATGGAGACCGCCACACTGTTCTCCTGCGGCTTCTACAACCATATCCCCACGGGTGCACTGCTGTTGGTTAGCGACAACCCGATGGTGCCCGAAGGCATCAAAACGGAGGCGAGCGACCGCCACGTTACGGAAAACTTTGCGCAGACACACGTGCGCATCGGCATAGAGGCGATGAAACTCATCATCGGTCAGCGTAAGACTGTCCGACACCTGAAATACGACTGGTAA
- a CDS encoding helix-turn-helix domain-containing protein produces the protein MKERIRQLMEQLNLNQQEFSKKIRVSSASISNILAGRSNPTHNHVMAIHAALPEVNVNWLMFGEGEMFGTGAVVREAGSQPEVADATDTQPNLFDQPQQPTVLAAPVTTDHEVQRGKAKKIDKQQRRVKEIIVYYDDGTYETLKAAR, from the coding sequence ATGAAGGAAAGAATTCGTCAACTGATGGAACAATTAAATTTGAACCAGCAGGAGTTTTCAAAAAAGATACGAGTTTCCTCCGCCTCGATTTCCAACATACTCGCTGGTCGTTCCAACCCCACTCACAATCACGTGATGGCAATTCATGCAGCACTACCTGAAGTGAATGTGAATTGGCTGATGTTTGGAGAGGGAGAAATGTTTGGAACCGGAGCGGTGGTCAGAGAAGCTGGTTCGCAACCAGAGGTGGCAGATGCAACAGACACTCAGCCGAATCTCTTCGACCAACCTCAGCAGCCAACGGTGCTGGCAGCACCCGTAACAACTGATCATGAGGTGCAGCGGGGTAAAGCGAAAAAAATTGACAAACAGCAGCGCCGGGTTAAGGAAATTATCGTGTATTACGATGACGGAACTTACGAGACCTTGAAGGCTGCAAGATAA
- a CDS encoding arylsulfatase — MKLSKLALLGTGALAATAYAQEKPNILYIMCDDLGYADIGCYGQQYIATPNLDRLASQGMRFTQAYCGSPVSAPSRASFMTGQHTGHTHVRGNKEYWSANNMVNIGSCRDYARVGQEPYDTAHVIIPEIMKDNGYATGMFGKWAGGYEGSISTPKTRGIDEYYGYICQFQAHLYYPNFLNRYSKKAGDTDVRRIELTQNTQHAMYGADYLNRTQYSSDLIHQEALKWLDDRKAGEPFIGIFTYTLPHAELLQPEDSILLAYKGHFCQEKSFGGDQGSRYNPTDIAHAQFAAMVTRLDAQVGQIMDKLDEKGLADNTLVIFTSDNGPHAEGGADQSFFNTEQLLQGLKRNTHEGGIRIPFIARWPGKIKPGTVSDLMFAFYDLMPTFCDVAGIKNYEEKYRNPRLENDYFDGISIYPTLTGEGEQVMHDHLYWEFHETNMIGVRKGNWKLVVKNGNCQLFDLATDLHEDHDLSASYPEVVKELKNIIKQEHTESNLFKVTLPN, encoded by the coding sequence ATGAAACTATCAAAATTGGCTTTATTGGGCACAGGAGCATTGGCTGCAACAGCATACGCCCAGGAAAAACCGAACATACTCTATATCATGTGCGACGACTTAGGCTATGCCGACATAGGTTGCTACGGACAGCAGTACATCGCCACACCAAACCTCGACCGACTCGCTTCGCAGGGCATGCGCTTCACACAGGCATACTGCGGAAGCCCCGTGTCAGCACCTTCGAGAGCATCCTTCATGACAGGACAGCACACCGGACACACCCACGTCAGAGGCAACAAAGAGTACTGGAGCGCCAACAACATGGTGAACATCGGCTCGTGCAGGGACTACGCCCGGGTGGGACAGGAACCCTACGACACGGCACACGTCATCATACCCGAAATCATGAAGGACAACGGCTATGCCACAGGTATGTTCGGAAAATGGGCAGGTGGCTACGAAGGCTCCATCTCCACACCGAAGACACGCGGCATCGACGAGTACTACGGCTACATCTGCCAGTTCCAGGCACACCTCTACTATCCCAACTTCCTTAACCGCTACAGCAAGAAAGCCGGCGACACCGACGTCAGGAGAATAGAACTCACGCAGAACACACAACACGCCATGTACGGTGCCGACTACCTCAACCGCACACAGTACTCCAGCGACCTCATACATCAGGAAGCACTTAAATGGCTCGACGACCGCAAGGCTGGCGAACCCTTCATCGGCATCTTCACCTACACGCTGCCACACGCAGAACTCCTGCAGCCCGAAGACTCCATCCTGTTGGCATACAAGGGTCATTTCTGCCAGGAAAAGTCGTTCGGCGGCGACCAAGGCTCACGCTATAATCCCACCGACATAGCACACGCACAGTTCGCAGCCATGGTCACACGACTTGACGCACAAGTGGGACAAATCATGGACAAACTCGACGAAAAAGGCCTCGCCGACAACACACTCGTCATCTTCACAAGCGACAACGGTCCTCACGCCGAAGGCGGTGCCGACCAGAGTTTCTTCAACACCGAGCAACTCCTGCAGGGCCTCAAGCGAAACACACACGAAGGCGGCATACGCATACCGTTCATCGCACGATGGCCAGGAAAAATCAAGCCGGGAACAGTGAGCGACCTCATGTTCGCCTTCTACGACCTCATGCCCACATTCTGCGACGTGGCAGGCATCAAGAACTACGAAGAAAAATACCGTAACCCACGGCTTGAGAACGACTACTTCGACGGCATATCCATCTACCCCACACTCACCGGCGAAGGAGAACAGGTGATGCACGACCACCTCTATTGGGAATTCCATGAAACCAACATGATTGGCGTGAGAAAAGGCAACTGGAAACTCGTCGTGAAGAACGGCAACTGCCAACTCTTCGACCTCGCCACCGACCTCCACGAAGACCACGACCTCTCGGCATCCTATCCTGAAGTGGTAAAAGAACTCAAAAACATCATCAAGCAAGAACACACCGAAAGCAACCTCTTCAAGGTAACACTGCCAAACTGA
- a CDS encoding T9SS type A sorting domain-containing protein, translating into MKKFTFLFALSMLVPTVSALAQTAPKAGKNYYVISKKTGECISESDGFLVPGTKSKVLEQMWTIETADASIPAYYVKNLKTGNYMQSCNASLDDKIQSGASPIPYYLGLSTSGDNSGYYWLSSTDCNNYSDNSLSPRGLNRSGAVDFVIAWHAGLTNGGSYWSFEEIDQTIVDSLLALEPQTPIEEPEDTIKSDGKTYFLISKQFGDYVADQNGKLVTTSLDQSQPIYWEIIDTNTDIPTYYIRNKVTGKYIQSCNLTKETQVSTGTKPVDYYIGTSASGNNAGYKWLSSVDCDNYRDNTQSPLGLNRHGSKQIVITWDAGLTNNGSYWTLQETPFNYEIKPFTPSAAVGSPTAVYNMQTPKGNYMNGDGTLSEKADGDNATWYFVGSNSGGGYNVVNLATGTPQPTASGADKWIVVENKTNGMTYYSFVASDNTTDTLTIGGENRIFFKLARSVFARHAQIYELPCGTTSGQYFTKVSLKGEGAPKNLTYPIRTQSGTDKASTQQNVVPSKAYSINALDKAKVIAGKEIQIDMTLFKAVSKSDALEVFVYFDWDRDGVFETVEQVIAEKTMQLLHTVPATAKDGRTRMRLRATDNGLSDAEDEVHGQVLDFEVEVTHDDAEFTVTARSNDPTRGSAVIEGDVAVATPYNGATFVCWKEGKRIVATRNTYTFKRDNNVELTAIFAADPNDPFGENVLTGIRKPSTINDQNVLVNVEVGHKKIVAKTAAKILKVNLYSATGALVRQASGNTISTEGLPQGAYILKVFTDKKDKSAKVLVK; encoded by the coding sequence ATGAAAAAATTTACTTTCTTATTTGCCCTATCTATGCTCGTGCCAACGGTTTCAGCCCTTGCGCAGACAGCACCGAAAGCCGGCAAGAACTATTACGTCATCTCGAAGAAGACCGGCGAGTGCATCAGCGAGTCGGACGGCTTCCTCGTGCCGGGTACAAAAAGCAAAGTGCTCGAACAAATGTGGACCATCGAAACAGCCGATGCAAGCATTCCGGCATACTATGTCAAGAACCTCAAGACAGGCAATTACATGCAGTCGTGCAATGCCAGTCTCGACGACAAGATCCAGTCTGGTGCAAGTCCGATACCTTATTATTTAGGACTATCAACATCGGGCGACAATAGTGGCTACTACTGGCTGTCGTCCACCGACTGCAACAACTATTCCGACAATTCGCTCTCACCGCGCGGACTCAACCGCTCGGGAGCAGTCGATTTTGTCATCGCATGGCATGCCGGACTGACCAATGGCGGTTCCTACTGGTCGTTTGAAGAGATTGACCAGACCATTGTCGATTCGCTCCTCGCACTCGAACCACAAACCCCCATCGAGGAGCCCGAAGACACCATCAAGTCCGACGGAAAAACCTATTTCCTCATTTCAAAACAGTTCGGAGACTACGTGGCAGACCAAAACGGAAAGTTGGTTACCACAAGCCTCGACCAGTCGCAGCCCATCTATTGGGAAATCATCGACACCAACACCGACATACCCACCTACTACATCCGGAACAAGGTAACAGGTAAGTACATACAAAGTTGTAACCTGACCAAGGAGACACAGGTGAGCACAGGCACGAAGCCGGTTGACTACTACATCGGCACTTCCGCCTCGGGCAACAATGCCGGATACAAGTGGTTGAGTTCTGTTGACTGCGACAACTACAGGGACAACACCCAGTCGCCTTTAGGCCTCAACCGTCACGGATCGAAGCAAATCGTCATCACATGGGACGCCGGACTGACCAACAACGGATCCTACTGGACATTGCAGGAAACGCCCTTCAACTACGAAATCAAGCCCTTCACACCATCGGCAGCAGTAGGTAGCCCCACTGCGGTTTACAACATGCAGACACCCAAAGGCAACTACATGAACGGCGACGGCACACTCTCCGAGAAGGCTGATGGCGACAATGCCACATGGTACTTCGTGGGCAGCAACTCCGGCGGTGGATACAATGTGGTGAACCTCGCCACAGGCACGCCGCAGCCCACCGCATCAGGCGCCGACAAATGGATTGTGGTGGAGAACAAGACGAACGGCATGACATACTACTCGTTCGTGGCGTCCGACAACACCACCGACACACTCACCATCGGCGGCGAGAACCGCATCTTCTTCAAACTTGCGCGCTCCGTCTTCGCCCGCCACGCACAAATCTACGAACTGCCATGCGGAACGACAAGCGGTCAATACTTCACCAAGGTGTCGCTCAAAGGCGAAGGCGCACCAAAAAATCTGACCTACCCCATTCGTACACAGAGCGGCACAGACAAGGCATCCACACAGCAGAACGTAGTACCCTCGAAAGCCTACTCTATTAACGCGCTCGACAAGGCAAAAGTCATTGCCGGCAAGGAAATCCAAATCGACATGACGCTCTTCAAGGCGGTCAGCAAGAGCGACGCCCTCGAAGTATTCGTTTATTTCGACTGGGACCGCGACGGTGTGTTTGAGACCGTAGAGCAAGTCATTGCAGAAAAGACCATGCAGTTGCTCCACACTGTGCCCGCCACAGCCAAGGACGGACGCACACGCATGCGCCTCAGGGCAACCGATAATGGCCTCAGCGACGCAGAAGACGAAGTACACGGACAGGTGCTCGACTTCGAAGTTGAAGTAACTCATGACGATGCCGAATTCACTGTAACAGCACGCAGCAACGACCCCACACGCGGAAGTGCTGTCATTGAAGGAGATGTTGCAGTAGCAACGCCTTACAACGGCGCCACATTCGTATGCTGGAAAGAAGGCAAGCGCATCGTAGCCACAAGAAACACATACACCTTCAAGCGCGACAACAACGTGGAACTCACAGCCATCTTCGCTGCCGACCCCAACGACCCGTTCGGAGAAAACGTGCTCACTGGCATCAGGAAACCATCCACCATCAACGACCAGAACGTGCTTGTCAATGTAGAAGTGGGTCATAAGAAAATCGTAGCAAAGACTGCTGCAAAGATTCTCAAAGTGAACCTCTATTCCGCCACAGGAGCACTCGTAAGACAAGCCTCGGGCAACACCATCTCAACCGAAGGACTGCCACAGGGTGCATACATCCTCAAAGTCTTCACCGACAAAAAAGACAAATCGGCAAAAGTGCTCGTAAAATAA
- a CDS encoding Maf family nucleotide pyrophosphatase, with the protein MTPIEYNIILASNSPRRKQLLEQLGLKFSVRVLPDIDETWPDHLRGEDIVRHISTKKAEAYRPTLAAGDLVITADTSVMLRGKVLGKPADKAEAKRMLAFLAGKTHKVMTGVTVMTREHTETIVVTTKVTFAPLSEHEIDYYVERFNPIDKAGAYGIQEWIGMVAVERIEGSYWNVIGLPVQQLYRLLKKFGI; encoded by the coding sequence ATGACCCCGATAGAATACAACATCATCCTCGCCAGCAACTCACCACGCAGGAAGCAACTCCTCGAACAACTGGGGCTGAAGTTCAGCGTGCGCGTGCTGCCCGACATCGACGAGACATGGCCCGACCACCTGCGCGGCGAGGATATCGTGCGCCACATCAGCACAAAAAAGGCTGAAGCCTACCGCCCCACGCTCGCTGCCGGCGACCTCGTCATCACTGCCGACACGTCCGTCATGCTTCGCGGAAAAGTGCTCGGCAAGCCCGCCGACAAGGCAGAAGCCAAGCGTATGCTTGCATTCCTCGCCGGAAAGACCCACAAAGTGATGACAGGCGTAACCGTCATGACACGTGAACACACCGAGACCATCGTCGTAACCACGAAAGTAACCTTCGCACCACTCTCCGAACACGAAATCGACTACTACGTGGAGCGTTTCAACCCCATCGACAAGGCGGGCGCATACGGCATTCAGGAATGGATTGGCATGGTGGCTGTGGAACGCATCGAAGGCAGTTACTGGAACGTCATAGGCCTACCCGTGCAGCAACTCTACCGCCTGCTCAAGAAATTCGGAATATAA
- a CDS encoding L-threonylcarbamoyladenylate synthase → MKLYPKNNDPQQLQRIADLLNDGGVIIYPTGTTYALGCHALKERAVERICRIKGVEPEKQLLSIVCYDISSISEFAKIETPVFKLMKRHLPGPFTFILPGTRALPKVFSKRGEVGIRMPDSAIVSEILAHLEAPLLTASLPAEDEDDAQDLLNPELVEERFGNQIDLMVETGQGKPGQTTIVSCTTGEPEVVRQGDGWLDI, encoded by the coding sequence ATGAAGCTATACCCTAAAAACAACGACCCTCAGCAACTCCAGCGCATCGCCGACCTGCTCAACGACGGCGGCGTAATTATATATCCCACGGGAACGACATACGCCCTGGGCTGCCACGCACTCAAGGAGCGCGCCGTGGAGCGCATCTGCCGCATCAAGGGTGTGGAGCCGGAGAAGCAACTCCTCTCCATCGTGTGCTACGACATCAGTAGCATCAGCGAGTTTGCAAAGATAGAAACACCCGTCTTCAAACTCATGAAGCGCCACCTGCCAGGACCTTTCACGTTTATCCTGCCGGGCACAAGGGCACTGCCGAAAGTATTCAGCAAACGTGGCGAAGTGGGTATTCGCATGCCCGACAGCGCCATCGTGAGCGAAATACTCGCCCACCTCGAAGCACCGCTCCTCACGGCATCACTCCCCGCTGAAGACGAAGACGACGCACAGGACCTCCTCAATCCTGAACTCGTGGAAGAACGCTTCGGCAACCAGATTGACCTCATGGTGGAAACCGGACAAGGCAAACCCGGACAGACCACCATCGTGTCGTGCACCACAGGCGAACCGGAAGTGGTGCGCCAGGGCGACGGATGGCTCGATATCTGA